In Acropora palmata chromosome 7, jaAcrPala1.3, whole genome shotgun sequence, one genomic interval encodes:
- the LOC141886131 gene encoding uncharacterized protein LOC141886131 isoform X1, translating into MPHSISAVGQTNNRHLASVCLHQPLELQFHQDGFALQVVFIALKTGKLVVEDLVVFYLNEFAAMPPVKRLQQKPRTKSTDNSRAVEQRKERSRDAARSRRGKENAQFDELAKLLPLPSAITSQLDKASIVRLTISYLNMRQFNIHKQSRGHRLRSSGSFPSETSTSPPSDTDVDILFTSSGISSPNSPATSPTIVPGPSSGSVVPYNPGDITLQDLAANSGIFLLQALDGFLLVLSSEGKVLYVSETVSNHLGLSQVELTGSNISNYIHHEDHTDLFGMLESAREEVEHPNDQPGSRAYTDNIPFFGGEQPFNNSDDVPDKEKPKSFFMRMKCTLVRRGGSYTKSSGFKVIHCMGRMRRYQAKGIPEAKYAFVTIGQPLPTMNINELPLECDMFVSRVNMDLKIVYCEGRIHKFMDYFARDIVGISAYDFYHANDVTAIQGHHAKFLSKGQVLTKYYRWMNKNGGWVWMQTKASLIPHPTNPDLKQMLCLNYIVSEVEHRGVVLGMTQLEDKPQLESRSYITEVENEADDTGELKDAQYDEEVMVYPKWHENSDKLLPKPTVMDTLALSRTGYPKTTDIGPPMTDEVFTTMADSLTKVSAVTSLSKRYSAKANEGSASTLDEDFEDLEEILGNLNKIDCEIVNFVANGTDTSSSTAAPLPEASLDNMLRGNWMGGVSSNGAVLSGTMLGAPKMELDESMNFNEQTSQAIGIPSQPIGNLPVGSYPDDVKPGLISLDGEPMFQVPNSKRRAVNNPCMFNNASSTVVRNVQPNGSQQRYVSSSSNVPVAGSLQELPGTGSTNNLGTSVVSVRIPAYVSNQPVNVIERRGPVEGSVMDSTTSMGSQTMDAKESQLQFAQLLKEVLPDSISYSDEYVVDLVDEMMIDREDQSQRIENDQRLASLLQQGNLVQPDVFIKQEVVTPTMAQQTFAYPTVSNSVARQQCQPPLPSSSFTSTSNANGDEGMFVGSPHGSQNGTVTNHGSLGNFQNGNVQFSSQEDSNMNFLNSLSNLTRLPGNASWNSNLLPKQNAQQQDLRTFVQNANNVSTPVQSPASGLLPSRYSMVPQNGSRLPHGNALDVNISRNMSELDCLLQTGQLPTSSYQNINGAGLLLNNQTFVNMNRKL; encoded by the exons AGCTGTTGAACAGCGGAAAGAGAGATCTCGAGATGCTGCTAGAAGCAGGCGAGGGAAAGAGAATGCTCAGTTTGATGAGCTGGCCAAGCTACTTCCTCTACCAAGTGCCATCACATCTCAGCTGGACAAGGCATCCATTGTGCGCTTGACGATCAGTTATCTGAACATGAGGCAGTTTAATATTCACAAACAAA GCAGGGGACACCGCTTGCGATCATCAGGTTCATTTCCATCAGAAACTTCCACTTCACCCCCTTCTGACACTGATGTGG ATATTCTTTTTACAAGTTCGGGAATTTCGTCTCCAAACTCACCTGCCACGTCGCCAACAATCGTCCCTGGGCCCTCATCAG GTTCAGTTGTTCCCTATAACCCAGGTGATATAACTCTTCAAGACCTTGCTGCAAACAGTGGCATATTTCTTTTGCAA GCTTTAGATGGCTTCTTGCTTGTACTGTCCAGTGAAGGGAAAGTTTTGTATGTCTCAGAGACAGTGTCAAATCATCTTGGATTGTCACAG GTGGAGTTAACTGGAAGTAATATATCTAACTACATTCATCATGAGGACCACACAGATCTTTTTGGAATGTTGGAGTCAGCGAGGGAGGAAGTTGAACACCCAAATGACCAACCAGGTTCTAGAGCTTACACTGACAATATTCCATTCTTTGGCGGTGAACAGC CCTTTAATAACAGTGATGATGTCCCTGataaagaaaaaccaaagtCATTCTTCATGCGCATGAAATGTACTCTTGTTCGACGAGGTGGATCCTACACCAAATCTTCTGGGTTTAAG GTTATCCACTGCATGGGTCGAATGAGACGATACCAAGCGAAGGGCATTCCTGAAGCCAAGTATGCTTTTGTGACCATAGGACAACCATTGCCTACAATGAACATCAACGAGCTGCCGCTTGAGTGCGACATGTTTGTGAGTCGAGTCAACATGGATTTGAAGATTGTGTATTGTGAAGGAAG AATTCACAAGTTTATGGATTATTTTGCGAGAGACATTGTTGGGATCTCTGCATACGATTTCTACCACGCCAATGACGTTACAGCCATTCAAGGACATCATGCAAAAT TTTTATCCAAGGGTCAGGTTCTCACGAAGTACTACCGATGGATGAACAAAAATGGTGGTTGGGTTTGGATGCAAACAAAAGCATCTTTAATTCCACACCCAACGAATCCAGATTTGAAACAAATGTTATGCCTAAACTACATCGTCAG TGAAGTGGAACATCGAGGTGTCGTCCTTGGAATGACGCAGTTGGAAGACAAACCACAGCTGGAATCCAGATCTTATATCACGGAAGTGGAAAACGAGGCTGACGATACGGGAGAATTGAAAGATGCTCAGTATGATGAAGAAGTGATGGTGTATCCTAAGTGGCATGAAAATT ctgACAAACTCTTACCTAAACCAACAGTCATGGACACACTGGCCTTGTCACGCACAGGTTACCCGAAGACAACTGACATCGGTCCCCCTATGACAGATGAGGTTTTCACCACAATGGCTGATTCCTTGACTAAAGTTTCCGCTGTCACCTCTTTGAGCAAGAGATACAGTGCGAAGGCCAACGAGGGATCGGCCAGTACACTAGACGAGGATTTTGAAGATCTTGAGGAGATTCTCGGAAACTTAAACAAAATAGATTGTGAAATTGTCAACTTTGTGGCAAATGGAACGGATACGTCGTCGTCGACAGCTGCCCCGCTTCCTGAGGCCAGCCTCGATAACATGCTAAGAGGTAACTGGATGGGCGGGGTCTCCTCTAATGGTGCCGTTCTCAGCGGGACCATGTTGGGAGCCCCAAAAATGGAGTTAGACGAAAGTATGAATTTCAACGAACAGACTTCGCAGGCAATCGGCATACCCAGTCAGCCAATCGGCAATTTGCCCGTGGGCAGTTATCCGGACGATGTCAAACCCGGTTTGATTTCATTGGATGGGGAGCCCATGTTCCAGGTGCCGAACTCCAAGAGGCGCGCTGTCAACAACCCCTGTATGTTCAACAACGCGTCTTCGACTGTGGTCAGAAACGTGCAGCCAAATGGTTCACAACAGCGTTATGTCAGTAGCTCGTCAAATGTCCCTGTGGCTGGAAGTTTGCAAGAACTGCCAGGTACGGGAAGCACGAACAACTTGGGTACATCTGTCGTTTCAGTGAGAATCCCGGCTTATGTCTCAAACCAACCGGTTAACGTGATTGAAAGACGAGGCCCGGTCGAGGGATCCGTCATGGACTCCACGACGTCTATGGGTTCACAGACGATGGATGCAAAAGAATCACAACTGCAATTTGCCCAACTTCTGAAAGAAGTTCTTCCTGATAGCATCTCCTACAGCGATGAGTATGTTGTCGATTTGGTCGACGAAATGATGATCGATCGGGAAGATCAGAGTCAAAGAATAGAGAACGACCAGAGGCTTGCTTCACTTCTGCAGCAAGGAAATCTTGTGCAACCTGACGTCTTCATCAAACAGGAGGTTGTCACGCCAACAATGGCTCAGCAAACGTTTGCATATCCAACTGTATCCAACAGTGTGGCACGGCAGCAGTGTCAGCCCCCATTGCCGTCAAGCTCCTTTACATCAACAAGTAACGCCAATGGAGACGAAGGCATGTTTGTGGGTTCTCCTCACGGATCGCAAAATGGAACAGTCACCAACCACGGCTCGCTTGGCAATTTTCAGAACGGTAACGTGCAGTTTTCAAGTCAAGAAGACAGTAACATGAACTTTTTGAACTCTTTGTCAAACCTCACCAGACTGCCTGGCAATGCATCGTGGAATTCGAATCTGTTGCCAAAGCAAAATGCACAACAACAGGACTTGAGGACTTTCGTGCAAAACGCCAACAACGTCTCCACGCCAGTCCAAAGCCCTGCTTCTGGGTTGCTACCTTCCAGATACAGCATGGTACCACAGAACGGCTCCAGATTGCCCCATGGCAATGCTCTCGACGTAAACATCTCGCGAAACATGAGTGAACTCGACTGTCTGTTGCAGACAGGCCAACTGCCTACGTCAAGCTACCAGAACATTAACGGAGCAGGCTTACTTCTCAACAACCAAACCTTTGTGAATATGAACCGAAAACTCTGA